ATACCTTTAAAGTTTAAACCACATCCTATTGGCCAGTTCATTGGATAAGATTTTATTCCTAATTCATTTTCTAATTCATCCATTAATTCAAAAGGATCCTTAGTTTCTCTATCCATCTTATTTACAAAAGTAAATATAGGAATTTCTCTTATACTACATACATGAAATAACTTTCTTGTTTGTGCCTCTACACCTTTAGCTCCGTCTAAAACCATTACTGCATTATCTGCTGCCATTAATGTTCTATATGTATCCTCACTAAAATCTTGGTGGCCTGGAGTATCTAGTATGTTTATACAATTTCCTTCGTAATTAAATTGCATTACTGATGAAGTTACAGAAATACCTCTTTGTTTTTCTATTTCCATCCAATCAGAAACAGCATGTTTAGATGTTTTTCTAGCTTTTACTGAACCGGCCATTCTTATAGCTCCGCCGTATAACAATAATTTTTCTGTCAGTGTTGTTTTTCCTGCATCTGGGTGAGATATTATAGCAAAAGTTCTTCTTCTCTCTATTTCTTTTCTTAAATCTGGCAATATTCTCTCCTCTTTCTTTGTATATATTCTAATTAAAAAGGTCTGTAAATACAGACCTTAATGCTATTTACTATTATTTATTATTCTTTAAACTCTAAATGTGCTTTTTAAGTAACAACTTATATTATATCAAATAAGAAAGAAGTTTTTCAATAGCATAAATAGAGTTCTTTGGTTTTAAATGGTTCTTTAGCCCTATATTATTGAATAAATATATTATATTTGCAAATAATAATTCTGTGTAGTATTAGAACTTAAAACTTTATTTATATGGAGGAATGAAAGTTGAATTTTTTACGCTGGTTAGGCAGTATAATACTCTTATTTTGGATAATAGCTTTAATATTTAAGATTGGTGGGTACTTAATAAATTTACTCTTAGCTTTAGCTATAGTAATTTTTATATTAGATGCTCTATTGAATAGAAAAAAATCATATAAATAAACTGCTAGTGTCAATATATATACTAGCAGTTATTAGGACATATATATTTATTAGCTTCTTTACTAATTATTCATTAAAAAAATCACCTATTTATTTTAAAAATTCAGGGATTTCTACTTTATTTAATATAAATTTCTCTATAACGTGTGCTACTCCATTTTCTTCATTTGTTAAAGTTATGTAGTTAGCTCTTCTTTTTACCTCTATCATAGCATTTTCCATTGCCACTCCAAGTCCTGCAAATTCAATCATATGAATGTCATTGCCCGCATCTCCTATACATATAACCTCTTCTCTTTTTATCCCAAACCTTTCAGCTAACCTTTTAACCCCTTGTCCTTTATTAACTTCTTTATTTAAAAATTCTAAAAAGTAGGGCTCACTTCTTAAAACACTATATTTTTCGTATACTTCATCTGGAAGTTGCTCTACTGCTTTAGAAAGGATTTCTTCCTTATCTATCATCATTATCTTTACTATGTTAGTATCAGAATCTAAACTGTCAAAGTCAACTACCTTTAATGGAATCTTATTAATTTCTGCTTCAAGTAGTGAATATTCACTAATTTTTGGAGTTATACATTCATTTGGAGTTAACGCATGTATGTTTACCCCTAACTCCCTACTTAATTTATATAAATATTTAATATCTTCTATTTTCATATTTTGCTCATATATAAGTTTTCCGGTTTTATTAAGTTGAACTGCTGCTCCATTAAAAGCAACGGAACAATCATCTTCATCTAATAAATCTAATTTTTCTATGTATCTACCAATTCCTTTTATGGGTCTTCCTGTAGCCAAAACTACCTTCACACCCTTTTGTCTAGCACGTTGAATTGCTTCATATGTAACCTTTGATATGGTCTTATCATTTTTTAATAAAGTTCCATCTAAATCTATTGCCAATAATTTAAACATAGTAAATTGTTTCCTCCCAAAAATTTAATAAATAACCGTAAACATTATATCATATAAAATAATATTGGCGTAAATTAATTTCATATGTATACATTTTCATTTATATTTTTTTAAATATTTTAAAATCTCCATATTATGGACCTTAATATGGAGATTTATTGATATAACCTGATATTTAATTTACACTGCAATTTAAGGCACATTCAAATAAATAATAAGTCAGTATACTAGCCTATTTTACGTCATACTGCATCAACAAAATTCATTTATTCTAAAAATACTATAAACTGATTTATGTATTTATATGATTAACCCACAATAAGGTACAATGTGGTGGAATTATGAAATTTCTCCTCCATGACTTGCATAAAAGCTCGGAACAATAAATTTAATTTAAGAAATTCTAATCTTTTATCCATATAAAATTATCTAACGCTCACATTCAGCGTCCTGCCTCAGGTTCGCTAGCCTGGCGTCCTTGCCAGGCTTACGATAATTTTATCTGTCTAAAAGAAGAATTTCTTAAATTAAATTTAAACAGTTCCTTCGCTTCTTATGCAAGTCATTCCAGAGAAATTTCATAATTCAAGTAATATAATGTTTTTTGTGGGTTAATCATTTATATACATTTTTAGTATTTCTATTCTCTTTTCATCTACTTTTTCTACCTTAAATACTATATTTTCAAATTCTACTGTTCTTTCTTCATTATCCGTGGGAATGTACCCCAATAAATCTATTACAAAACCACCTATTGTATCTGAATTATTAGATTTTAAATTTAAATCTAAATATTCATTTACCTCATCTATAGAAAGTAATCCATCTACTAAATAAGTATTTGTATCTATTTTCTTTATTGCTGGCTCTCTATCATCATATTCATCCAATATATTACCCATAACTTCTTCTATTAAATCCTCCATGGTAACTATGCCTGAAAACCCCCCGTATTCATCAATTAAAATAGCCATATGGTTTTTTGTACTCTGCAGTTCTTTAAATAAAAGGTCTATATTTTTTGTTTCCGGTACAAAATAAGCAGGTCTCAATATACCTACTATATACTCCACAGTTATTTTTTCATTTTTATTTATATAAGCAAACAAATCTTTGGTGTAAAGAATCCCTATAATATTATCTGTATCTTCCTCATAAACTGGAACTCTAGAATATTTTTCTTCTACTATTTTCTGTATACTTTCCTGCATAGAAGCATTCAAATTTATAGAAAACACCTCTGTTCTAGGTGTCATTATTTCCTTAGCTAATTTATCATCAAATCCAAATATACCGTTTATCATCTCTTTTTCTGTACTATTTATTACCCCATGCTCTTCACCCACATCTATTAAAGATTTAATTTCTTCTATAGATACCTTTTCTTCTAAATTTTCTGTGCTAAACCCAAATAACCTCACTAAGGCATTAGTAGAGCTAGACAACAGCTTTACAAAAGGAGAAGTTATTTTAGATATAAATATAATAGGTTTTACCGCAAACATAGCGATAACCTGTGACTTTTGAAGAGCAATTCTTTTAGGAATCAATTCTCCAAATACTAAAGTAATATATGATAATATAATAGTAACTACTATAATACTAATTTGAGAACTATATGAGATATTAAATTGTCTTAAAAAATACGCCAATCTTAAAGATATGCCAGTAGCCGCAGAAGCACTAGCAAAAAATCCTGCTAAAGTAATTCCCACTTGAATTGTAGCTAGGAATTTACTAGGTTCTTCCGTAAGCCTCTTTAAAAGCACTGCTTTTTCGTCTCCTTCTTCTGCCAGCATATTAACTTTATTTTTATTTAAAGACACAATAGCCATTTCTGC
The sequence above is drawn from the Haloimpatiens massiliensis genome and encodes:
- the yidA gene encoding sugar-phosphatase, with product MFKLLAIDLDGTLLKNDKTISKVTYEAIQRARQKGVKVVLATGRPIKGIGRYIEKLDLLDEDDCSVAFNGAAVQLNKTGKLIYEQNMKIEDIKYLYKLSRELGVNIHALTPNECITPKISEYSLLEAEINKIPLKVVDFDSLDSDTNIVKIMMIDKEEILSKAVEQLPDEVYEKYSVLRSEPYFLEFLNKEVNKGQGVKRLAERFGIKREEVICIGDAGNDIHMIEFAGLGVAMENAMIEVKRRANYITLTNEENGVAHVIEKFILNKVEIPEFLK
- a CDS encoding hemolysin family protein; protein product: MSVNSSADNLFLKIFIILILVLINAFFAAAEMAIVSLNKNKVNMLAEEGDEKAVLLKRLTEEPSKFLATIQVGITLAGFFASASAATGISLRLAYFLRQFNISYSSQISIIVVTIILSYITLVFGELIPKRIALQKSQVIAMFAVKPIIFISKITSPFVKLLSSSTNALVRLFGFSTENLEEKVSIEEIKSLIDVGEEHGVINSTEKEMINGIFGFDDKLAKEIMTPRTEVFSINLNASMQESIQKIVEEKYSRVPVYEEDTDNIIGILYTKDLFAYINKNEKITVEYIVGILRPAYFVPETKNIDLLFKELQSTKNHMAILIDEYGGFSGIVTMEDLIEEVMGNILDEYDDREPAIKKIDTNTYLVDGLLSIDEVNEYLDLNLKSNNSDTIGGFVIDLLGYIPTDNEERTVEFENIVFKVEKVDEKRIEILKMYIND
- a CDS encoding DUF5670 family protein, giving the protein MNFLRWLGSIILLFWIIALIFKIGGYLINLLLALAIVIFILDALLNRKKSYK